The Populus trichocarpa isolate Nisqually-1 chromosome 11, P.trichocarpa_v4.1, whole genome shotgun sequence genome has a segment encoding these proteins:
- the LOC7497059 gene encoding putative hydrolase C777.06c has protein sequence MESQNSNICNNGSALIFLGTGCSSAVPNVRCLLQPSDPPCSVCSQALSVPPNQNPNYRCNTSLVIDHYSESDNAHSYILIDVGKTFREQVLRWFTLHNIPRIDSIILTHEHADAVLGLDDIRAVQPYSPINDIDPTPIYLSHHAMDSIAEKFPYLVQKQLKPGQEIRRVAQLDWHIIEEDHQRPFVASGIQFVPLPVMHGEDYISLGFLFGEKCRVAYISDVSRIPSSTEHVISKASAGQLDILILDTLYKNGSHNTHFCLPQTLETVKRLCPKRALLIGMTHEFDHYKDNDFLTEWSQREGIPVQLARDGLRIPVELS, from the exons ATGGAGTCCCAAAACAGCAACATTTGTAATAACGGATCGGCTCTAATCTTCCTTGGGACAGGATGCTCGAGCGCCGTCCCCAACGTCAGGTGCCTCCTCCAGCCATCAGATCCTCCTTGCTCCGTTTGCTCTCAGGCCCTCTCCGTCCCTCCCAACCAAAACCCTAACTACAG ATGCAATACATCACTCGTTATAGATCACTACAGTGAGAGTGATAATGCACACAGCTATATATTGATAGATGTGGGTAAGACATTCAGGGAGCAAGTCCTTAGGTGGTTTACTCTCCACAACATTCCTCGTATTGATTCT ATCATTTTGACTCATGAACATGCTGATGCAGTTCTTGGTCTTGATGATATACGTGCTGTGCAACCATATAGCCCGATAAATGACATTGATCCCACTCCCATCTACCTAAGTCACCATGCAATGGATAG CATTGCAGAGAAATTCCCTTACTTGGTACAGAAACAATTGAAGCCAGGCCAGGAAATAAGACGAGTAGCACAGCTGGACTGGCATATAATTGAGGAAGACCATCAAAGACCATTTGTTGCATCAGGCATACAGTTTGTTCCTTTGCCA GTGATGCATGGAGAAGATTATATTTCTCTGGGGTTTCTCTTTGGTGAAAAATGTAGAGTAGCTTATATATCTGATGTTTCACGCATTCCATCTAGCACAGAGCATg TAATTTCAAAAGCTAGTGCAGGGCAATTGGATATTCTGATCCTGGACACTTTATACAAG AATGGGTCTCATAATACACACTTTTGCCTCCCTCAG ACTCTTGAGACAGTGAAGAGATTATGCCCAAAGCGAGCTCTTTTAATTGGAATGACCCATGAATTTGATCATTACAAGGACAATGACTTTCTAACGGAATGGTCTCAAAG GGAAGGAATACCAGTGCAGCTGGCGCGCGATGGTCTGAGAATTCCTGTAGAACTATCTTAA
- the LOC18102918 gene encoding uncharacterized protein LOC18102918, giving the protein MSISKVPHFFLVFFSHVNFLCSTEDQGNCHDHLSSLFYQNQHRLSTDPHTTWLAFLSKRPSANTALFQEIKCLYILPPFDSFQTRNNKERKKERKKRCRRKGMACFVPFNNRNLETSFFIFRPIVALVDELVETLKHFSACTESLGCVQSSIFKSIHGNMIIWYGAWMKKSCENKEVLTGELVSMLSNISSMAILIEHGFFDAYAGESRDDSSAARLCTEDTISMSIIVSQKADDINDLSYANLALFKSQFLKMEGANSGVCLTCKSVQQPRVACLYVWKSLRFCYSWILNSDYRRTILPYLERFSFVIKYDMFRVIFVSCDIVL; this is encoded by the exons ATGTCTATTTCCAAAGTCCCTcatttcttcttagttttcttCTCTCATGTAAATTTTCTCTGTAGTACCGAAGACCAGGGCAATTGCCATGACCATTTGAGTTCTTTGTTTTACCAAAATCAGCATCGCCTGTCTACTGATCCACACACAACATGGCTCGCTTTCTTATCCAAGCGCCCTTCAGCTAATACTGCCCTCTTTCAAGAGATCAAGTGCTTATATATATTGCCGCCTTTTGATTCATTCCAGACAAGgaacaataaagaaagaaagaaagaaagaaagaaacgctGTAGAAGGAAAGGGATGGCATGTTTTGTGCCTTTCAACAACAGAAATTTGGAGACAAGCTTTTTTATCTTCAGGCCAATAGTTGCGCTGGTTGATGAGCTTGTTGAGACGCTAAAACATTTCTCTGCCTGCACTGAAAGTCTTGGTTGTGTTCAAAGTTCCATATTCAAAAGCATCCATGGAAATATG ATCATATGGTATGGAGCATGGATGAAGAAATCTTGCGAAAACAAAGAGGTGTTAACCGGAGAGCTA GTATCTATGTTATCAAACATATCAAGCATGGCTATCTTGATTGAACATGGCTTTTTTGATGCGTATGCTGGAGAATCAAGAGATGATTCCTCTGCTGCAAGACTTTGCACAGAAGACACAATTTCTATGAGCATAATAGTATCGCAGAAAGCTGACGATATCAATGACCTCTCCTATGCCAACTTAGCTTTATTCAAGTCTCAGTTCCTTAAGATGGAAGGTGCTAATTCTGGAGTGTGCTTGACTTGCAAAAGTGTCCAGCAGCCTAGAGTGGCATGTctctatgtatggaaatccctGCGTTTTTGCTATTCATGGATTCTAAATTCGGATTACAGGAGGACCATACTACCTTACCTTGAACgcttttcttttgttatcaAGTATGACATGTTTCGGGTAATCTTTGTCAGTTGCGACATTGTACTATAG